The following DNA comes from Cucumis sativus cultivar 9930 chromosome 7, Cucumber_9930_V3, whole genome shotgun sequence.
AAGAAGTATCAACAGATCACCAATTTTACGAACATCTCACTTCGATGCTTtgcataaaaatttaatttctcttcaaatctaaaagtctcatctttatgattttttttatagttatatatatatctaatttttaaacttgGCTTAATATTAGAGTCTCGTTCTagtattttatatgttttttatcCACAAGAACATACAAGTGCGAGTTGAGTTAAACTCTTGTTggcaaaaactaaatttttttccaaCTATAATACATCTCaaactacaatatttaaataactaaatatttcttttctctcatcGATGTAATTTGttggttaaaaaatattttaattttcgattaatttttttattacatgtctttattaataattaaaataatacatcatatttttaataattataaatttacataaattttcatacaattataaatttagaaaataacgAAATTGGTGAGAGAATGAAACATCTTGGATTTAGCCCAAGacaaaggagagagaaaacaaaatattttaaaattattaaaaactacaatattataattaatatttttaaaagtataataaatctctaaatattttttttcatttacaataacCTTGAACTACTTGTTGACTCTCAATAATATAGTTGTCTTTCTAAGCTTTAAATACTTCATGAAACTTCATAGTTAGTTtcaccatatatataatttttgaagCAAAAACGACCCCTAcaacaaaatgcaaaaatgaAAGGGGTTCTAAACATCCCCAAATCAGAAGGTACTCTACAAacaaaaggataaaaaaatatcacaaaaaaatttgaaagaattcAAGAATCAAATCTAAATCGAAGCTTGAGTACTACAGTGAAAGAATCCACTTTCCAACTACAATGTAAGACATTTCAAGTTTCCCTAGCAATTAGAATTGGCTGGGAAATGGTTCATCCCCAGTAAGCACCCTTACACATGGGAAGAATGAATTTTGTAACAAGAACTAGTTAATACATCTACCAATCATGTTCCAAAACAAATATCTACGCTGCTATACTTGATGTGATAATGGATGATCAGTAGATTTTGTCTCAGCTAGGTGGTATGAGTTGATATTACTATtatataatcatttcaaaagCCGAGCTGTGTTGTGCAAAATCATGTACTGTAAActtaaagaaggaaaaaaaagtaacaaagtTAGAAGAATATAGAGATAGCATTTTAAGAACCATTGGAATCTACAGCTAAATGGGTGTAGTGTAGGGGGGAGGTCATAACAATTTAAAGCCAATCTCATAGAATCCAAACCAACGCAGAACTTCAGCATTTGGGATCGACCTTAACCATAATATGATCAGTACATATATcagtacatatatatatcagtACCTTTAACTTTTAATCAACTACATGAGTAGAAATACAAATATTGTAACTAAAATTTAGGGCAgctcattttcctttatttctttagaatttaattgttggatgataatatatataggaaGTATATTATGTTATACCTATTAATCTTAGTATTTTCAGGAAAACCATCAAACAAAGAGTGTAAATTTGAtctaacaacaataataagttataaaagaaaaaaaataagtataataataataacaatattaagttttttttaatataataacaataaaaaaatttctattcCTCGTTCTTTCTCCTTATGTTTTAGAGGAAAAAAGTGTTCAATAGTTGggatttaaaaaagtaatgataatgaaataacgataaataaaaaacgaaCATTTTCCTTATATCTCATTATTTCTCCCTATTTcttagagagaagaaaaaaaaaataatgattcaAATCCCAAAGAAAATTAACGGTTGTATGTGGTACAGATCCTTGGAAGTAAATTCCTACCAAATGCAACCTCTAGCTaagttttatttcattgtGGGATTAGGTTGATTtggataaaaagaaaaaaaaacaaataaagaagtaACGAATcgaaataagtaaaaaaaccACCTTTTGTAGagattttcttcaaagaatttttttcCTGGTAGAGATTCtctctaaataatttttttcctctcctaGAGTCTCtcaagaattttcttcttttgaataCTTTctctaaagaaaatttattttatgaagaaTTTGGTGTTTGAATAAATCCACATAAATGATTAAGcgataagaagagaaaaagtctTCGCGTAAGTTAACAAGTGAAAGTTTTGAGTGTTAGAATAGGAGTTTTGGGTGGTCTTCGCGAGAAGAACTATGTGTTTCGCGAAAAAGTCTGCAAGAAAGCCTTGGAGTTTAAGTTCGCGATAAGAGTTCTATGcaagtaaaagttggttagttcacGTGGAAGGTTtcttatagtaaaaatataaccatGAGATAAGGTTATTTGCGAGAAATGTTAAGTGGTTGAAGTTATTCGCGATTTGGGCTGGGCAAAAAGTAAGGTCTGGAGATGAAATTGTTAAATCTGATTTGACAAAGGTTAACGTGTAAGATTAAGAATTTAAGCATGAATAtgttgaatattaaatttacacgtGTGAAGTTTTATCCAGGTAAGCTAAGAACACTTTATGCACGACTAAGTTAGTTTAAGGGCTCTATAAATAAGAAGATTTGGTAACTAAGGAGGGGATGATgagagttttgttgaaatgttgAAGTGCTACTGGTTTAGCCACACGAAAAGATGCTTGcgagaagaagaataataacTTCTTTAGTAAAGTTTGGTGAGtgtttttctctcaaatgaatttatgttaaatttttttattatgatttctctttactgatttgaaagattaattcaaattagaaTGTTTCAAAGAGATTTCTATtaaaagttatgttttcaagcataatttataatgttaaagtttgatttaaatactatgtttctttgagatgatgctaacttttatgtgtaCATAAAGAGTCAAGGCCACCATAGTGTGTACGGGTTACATGATTATAAGAAGTTGACTTATGTGTTAAAAGGAGCGTATAAGGCTTAGCAGTCTTAGCAACAAGGACGAATTTGTATGTTCTTGGATGTTATTAatacagtagtctaaacgcaaggtaatgagaccaagcgTAGAGAATGATTTGAGATCCTTggcaaaataaaatgattttttaagcaTAAAGAAAGATTGATGCGATATGATATTTTGGCGGATAGGCTCCATGTgtggcttccttctttttttagtgGTAATCAGTTTGCCTTTATTCCTAGGAGAAGTATTATTCATAATATACTTCTTTGTCAAGAGCTAGTTGGGAGTTATCATACTAACTCTGGTAAGCCTCGGTATACTATGAAAGTTGATCTTAAAAAATCTTATGATTCTGTTAACTAGGACTTTCTTTTTGGCTTGTTAACGATTATTGGCACCCCCTTGAGGTTTGTGAGTTGGCTTAGAGCTTGTGTTACATCCCcgatgttctccattatgattaatggcTCTTTGGAGGGGTTTTTTTCTATGGGAGGAAAGGTTTGCGACAGGGTGATCCTTTAtctcctttcatttttgtgaTGGTTATGGAGGTTCTCTCTTGTATGTTGAATTGGCCTCCTCAGAGTTTCCAGTTTCACCAACATTGTGAGAATGTACTTTCACACATGATCTTACGATATTTTGTACAGCTCATGAGTCCCCTCTGAGTTTTATCAACAAGACTCTTTGGAAGTTTGGTGAGCTTTCAGAGTTGTTTGCAAATCTTGGAAAAAGTTCTATTTTTGTTGCAGGGGTTAATAGTGAGGAAGCTTCCCGTTTAGCTGCCAAATTGGGTTTTGTCCTTGGGCATCTGGTTCATTATCTTAGGCTTGCTTTACTTCATGGGCGGTTACGACCTGCTGATTGTGCTCCTCTTATTCAACGGATTATAAGCCAAATTTGTTCTTGGTTTGCTAGATATTATAGTTTGCTAGTAGACTTCAGCTTATTCGTTCTGTGCTTCGTAGTCTTTAGGTTTACTGAGCTAGTGTGTTTGTGCTGCCTGTGAGTGTGCATTATGAGATCTATAAAATCCTAAGGTCTTATCTTTGAAGAGGTAAGGAGGAAGGTAGAGGAGGTGCTAAGGTGGCGTGGGCTGAGGTGTGTCTTCCTTTTGAGGAGGGTGGGCTTGCTATCCGTGATGGGCCTTCTTGGAATATTGCGAGTATGATGAAGATTTTTTGGTTGCTTCTGGCGAATTTGGTTTCTCTGTGGGTTGCTTGGGTGAAGGCTTATATTCTTAAGGGGAGGTCGTTGTAGGCGGTCAATGCTGAGATTGGTCGGTCTTGGTGTCTTCAGGCTATCTTGCATAAGTGAGATAATCTGAAAGAGCATGTTAGGATGAAGGTGGAGGATGGTAGGGCGTTGTAGAGTGTGGTTGGATCTATGGTTGCAGGCTGATCATATCCTTCAATAGTTTGGTTTATAATGTGGCGAGTCCACAGGAGGCTAGGCTCGCTGAGTTCATTGGTTTGGAAGGGGAATGGAGGTGGCTGCATGTTTCTATGgaattctttaatttatagGATAAAGTTTAGTGTGTAGTCCGTGTTGTAGTGTTGGGATAGGTGAGTTTGGGTTCCTGGTCGtcatgatgattttttttattgttagtgCATGGGATACTATTCGTCCTCGTAGTGTTAGGGTTTGTTGGTCGGGTTTACTGTGGGGTAAGAGAATGTTCCCAAGCATCCCTTTTGCACTTGGTTGGCCATTAGAGACAAATTGGATACTTGAGATAGGTTAATTCGGTGGGATAGGTCGATTCTTTTGTCTTACATTCTTTGTGGGGGGATGGGGGAGGTTGTGAGTCTTgtgatcatttgttttttttcatgtcCTTTTGGGTGTGAAATTTGGTTTAGAGTCCTTTAGGTTATGACTTCCTCTCACAGAATTGGGTATTGAGGGGTTGAGTTGTCTTGCATTTGTCATCGGGGTATTGGAAAGGGTTTGAGGAGGAAGTTGTGGCGTGTTCTCTGGTGTGCTACGATTTACTTTATCTGGAAGGAGTACAATTATCGTCTTTATGGTGGTTAGACTCGTGAGCCCATTGCTGTTTTAGCTCATTCGATCTTGTATCCATGCTCATGTTACTTCTTGGTGTGAATGCTCAGGATCTTATTtagcttgttttctttttttttcgtcTTTCCTCTCTCTACTTGTCCCCGGGCTGTGGGGTTGTTTATTCCTTCTATTTGGTTCCTTTCTCTGTTTTGTGGGGttgttttgccatttttgtacttttgttggttttaattttgttgcttttgttgttgttcttaattttgttgcttttgttgttgttctttcttttggttctttg
Coding sequences within:
- the LOC105436253 gene encoding uncharacterized protein LOC105436253, giving the protein MEVLSSHESPLSFINKTLWKFGELSELFANLGKSSIFVAGVNSEEASRLAAKLGFVLGHLVHYLRLALLHGRLRPADCAPLIQRIISQICSWFARYYSLLVDFSLFVLGKEEGRGGAKVAWAEVCLPFEEGGLAIRDGPSWNIASMMKIFWLLLANLVSLWVAWVKAYILKGRSL